Proteins found in one Pyrus communis chromosome 15, drPyrComm1.1, whole genome shotgun sequence genomic segment:
- the LOC137717786 gene encoding uncharacterized protein, with product MLVLGQAPGGALSARRCSLTSPPKFSNPNPPLFSSRRPSRFFSNVNPSKSLNITLVKANGGVDSASSTAKQGFSASSPPPPPPPSVDNQPVFVGQENIPLEGVIQFEKPDSSARLRKWGRVALLAGGDVLALLTFAAIGRFSHGFSVFDFETLRTADPFIAGWFLSAYFLGGFGEDGRGVNGQSKALTATAKSWALGIPLGIIIRASTAGHIPPVKFMLVTMGSTAVLLIGWRSLLYKFLPGDKSKKSDVYRRGNPFELFELLTSLIRRW from the exons ATGCTAGTGCTCGGCCAAGCTCCCGGCGGAGCCTTATCAGCCCGGCGGTGTTCTCTCACTTCCCCGCCAAAATTCTCAAACCCAAACCCTCCCCTCTTCTCTTCCCGCAGACCCAGCAGATTCTTCTCCAATGTAAACCCTTCAAAATCCCTCAATATCACGCTCGTAAAGGCCAACGGAGGCGTCGACTCGGCTTCCTCCACCGCCAAACAGGGCTTCTCCGCCTcatcacctcctcctcctcctccgccttcCGTCGATAACCAACCAGTTTTCGTGGGTCAGGAGAACATACCTCTAGAAGGCGTGATTCAGTTCGAGAAGCCCGATTCTTCTGCTCGTTTACGCAAATGGGG TCGTGTAGCATTGCTTGCTGGTGGGGATGTTTTGGCATTGCTTACGTTTGCTGCAATTGGAAGATTCAGCCATGGATTCTCCGTTTTCGATTTCGAAACACTGCGCACGGCTGACCCTTTTATTGCTG GGTGGTTTTTGAGTGCTTATTTCCTCGGAGGCTTTGGTGAGGATGGACGTGGAGTCAATGGACAATCGAAGGCTCTTACCGCTACGGCTAAGTCATGGGCCTTGGGAATTCCA CTTGGGATAATCATAAGGGCATCAACAGCTGGCCACATTCCGCCAGTCAAATTCATGCTTGTAACAATGGGGAGCACTGCTGTTTTACTTATTGGATGGAGATCACTATTGTATAAGTTTCTTCCCGGTGATAAGAGCAAGAAGAGTGATGTGTATCGCCGCGGTAACCCATTTGAATTGTTTGAG TTGCTCACTTCATTAATACGAAGGTGGTGA